In Oncorhynchus mykiss isolate Arlee chromosome 19, USDA_OmykA_1.1, whole genome shotgun sequence, the sequence CATGACTTcattttctggtattttccaagcagtttacaggcacagtcaacttagtgtatgtaaacttctgacccactggaattgggatacagtgaattataagttaaataatctgtatataaacaattgttggaaaagttacttgtgtcatgcacaaagatatagtttgttaacaatacgtttatggagtggttgaaaaatgagttttaatgactccaacctaagtgtaagtcTAAGCTTCAGCTGTATATTAAATGGCAGTATTGAATTGCAGTACATTGAGAATCGCAGTACATTGAGAATTGCAGTGCATTGAGAAACGCAGTACATTGAGAATCGCAGTGCATTGAGAATCGCAGTGCATTGAGAATCGCAGTGCATTGAGAATCGCAGTGCATTGAGAATCGCAGTGCATTGAGAATCGCAGTGCATTGAGAATCGCAGTGCATTGAGAATCGCAGTGCATTGAGAATCGCAGTACATTGAGAAACGCAGTGCATTGAGAATCGCAGTGCATTGAGAATCGCAGTGCATTGAGAATCGCAGTGCATTGAGAATCGCAGTGCATTGAGAATCGCAGAGCATGTCATGTCAGcacctacactaccggtcaaacgttttagaacacctactcagtcaagggtttttctttatttgtactattttctacattgtagaataacagtgaagacatcaaaactatgaaataacacatatggaatcatgtattaaccaaaaaagtaaagtaatgatggactgtcgtttctctttgcttatttgagcttttcttgccataatatggacttggtcttttaccaaatagggctatcttcggtATACCAACCCTaacttgtcacagcacaactgattggctcaaacgcattaaggaggaaagaaattccacaaatgaacttttaacaaggcacacctgctaaatgcatttaaatgcattccaagggactacctcatgaagctggttgagagaatgccaagagtgtgcaaagctgtcatcaaggcaaagggtggctattttgaagaatcttaaatataaaatatattttgatttgtttaacaccttttttgggttactacatgattccatatgtgttatttcatagtttggatttCTTCactatacaatgtagaaaatagtaaaaataaagaaaaacccttgaatgagtaggtgttctaaaacttttgaccggtagtgtaggtaTCGTGATATTGTATCATGAGGTCCCTGCCAATTCCCAGCTTTACAGCTGACCATAGTCATACCCACAGTTGTTGGCATGTTGCAAAGTCGTATCAACCCTGCCAGGCTAGTCAATAAGAAAAAGAACGACTGATGAGTCATGCATTAACAGTGCAGGAAAAGAGAAGCATGTTTCACTCCTGACTGGATGATAAAAGTGTTTCACTGCTTAGTTTAATCATGTAATTGGCTTGGAGCGAGTCACTGACCGAGGGGTTTTCGGGAAGTTTGATGTCAACAGACTAAACCATTGACCCATATTCAAATATAGACAAAACAGCCCACTGACCCATAGGAAAGAATAGGCCGGTTTGGTCAGTGATCTATCTCACATCACAGAAATGTCCAGCTTTGCATAGTAGGCAGACGTGTGCATATCAGATTTTGCTAGGCAAAATGGTAGAGGCACTTAGGACTACCCTTGACTTAGGACTCACACTTATCCGTACATCTCTCATTAACCCACCCCTCTCCAAGCCCTGGTGCCGCATACCCAGAGATGACTTACCGCggttcctcctctcccctgctctcctttTGCTTCGCTCTGTGGCAGGGCTCCCTGTTAGTGTAACCTGAATGCACAGACAGACTCCAGCCCTTTTCATTTAGAAGCTACATGGTGGAGAATATCTCCAGGGAAATCTGTTAGGCCTTTTACAGCAGCAGACAGAAAATAGGTCACAGTTGCAGTGGAATACTGTCTCTCTGAGTAGAAGTCCCACACATTGTATAACTGCAGTGTAATAACCAGTGTGTGTATATTAATGTTTTCTCCCTTTACTTTGCTTCTCAGCTTtatgtccagtgtgtatgtatgaTTGAGCACAGgccttttaaaaaaataataatttcaaaaAAATTATACAGAGGTTAAAACATTTTTCACAAGTCTCATATAAAAACAGCTTTTTTTTGGAGCAATTTTACCACCAAGAATCTTTAACATCAAAGACAATCCACACATTTACATCAGGAATGAAATCAAATACTGCAAAAATTCCCATGCATTGGGCTCTTTCTCcatcaaaaatgtgtttttatataTTGTTTCTCTTAGatctgtgtagtaacactgtgaTTAAACACGTAACAATATTGTATTAACCTCCTGTTAAAGTGTCACACAAAACTGtaaccctttcctctctctccagaacTCCATCCGACACAACCTGTCTCTCCACAGTCGTTTCATGCGAGTGCAGAATGAAGGAACGGGGAAAAGTTCCTGGTGGATGGTCAACCCTGAGGGCGGGAAAGGCGGCAAAGCTCCACGACGACGGGCCGTATCCATGGACAACAGCAACAAGCTGATCAAAGGTGCTCGAGGCCGCGCCGCCAAAAAGAAAGCATCTCTAGGCCTACAGGCCGTCCAAGATGGCAGCTCCGAGAGTTTATCCTTATCCTCTAGCTTGTCCAAGTGGACAGGAAGTCCCACGTCTCGCAGCAGCGACGAACTGGATGCCTGGACGGACTTCAGGTCTCGCACCAACTCCAACGCCAGCACAATCAGCGGGCGCCTTTCCCCCATCCTGGCCAACCCAGAGCTGGACGAGGCGCTGGATGACGACTccatttctcccctctcccccatgcTCTACTCCAGTCCCAGCAGTTTGTCCCCCTCCACCGGCCCCCTAGGTCTGGCCGACCTAGCCCTCACTATGAACCTCAATGACGGGCTCCCTGACGATCTGATGGGCGACCTTCTGGACAACATCAGCTTGACGGCGTCCCAGCAGCCCCTGGGACAGGAGGTGGAGAGCGGAGGACCCAATCAGATGGGGAGCTCAGTGTTAACCTTCAGCTGTTCAGGAGGTAGTAGTAGTCTGGGCATCCCATCCTCCGGCAGCTACGGGTCTGCCATCTCCATCTTCCAGCTCAGCCCCCCGTCCTCCTCAGTGACCTCCCTACGCCAGTCCCCCATGCAGACCATCCAGGAGAACCACCAAGCTTCCTTCTCCTGCCTGTCCTCTCGTTTCAACCACCACCACGCCCTACAGGACCTGCTGAGCCTGGAGACACATGGCAGCCATGTCAGCGACATCATGCTCACGCACTCTGACCCACTGATGTCACAAGCCAGCGCCTCTGTCACTTTGTCCCAGAATTCCCGGCGGAATGCCATGCTGCTTCGCAAGGAAGCATCAAACTGGGACGGTGCTGCGGGTCTGAATTCCCAGACTTCCTTAATGCCTGGTTGGCGGGCTCAGGCTGGCTTGTCTACACCGAGCAATGAAGTGTTGTGCTCAAGCAATGACTTGGACCAGCAGGCCAAGCAGCTTCTCCAGCACCTACCGTCTCCCAGTAGAAACTCTTCTATGCAGCTTGGTGGCTCTGGTACCAACAACAGCACCTCTGAAAACCCATTTCAGTTGATCGCTCCAGACCGCTTTCCCATCCCTGATGATCTGGATTTGGACGTGTTCAGCAGCAGCCTGGACTGTGACATGGACACTATCATCCGTAATGAGCTGATGGACGCTGACTGCATTGATgatttgtgaatacaggcccaggacTGTGGAGCTCTGTTTAGTCTCTGTGTTGGGAGTTGAGACAGGAACCATCCGTATTATCAGTGGGATTTTAGTAAATGTGAAGTTAAAATGTGAAATAGACACTTATTTTAAGTCTCAGGGATTTATCCTTATGTGGTGATTTGTAAACACTGATATTAAAATGAAatgttttttatttcatttttaccCAGCTTCCCATGTCATATTTCTTAACTATACATTAACCAACACAATATTTTTTTGCCAAACCAGCCGTCACTTCAGTGTG encodes:
- the LOC110497580 gene encoding forkhead box protein O3; translation: MAEVSHNEPLSQDIDIDPDFEPQKRPRSCTWPLPRPESNAGKPESNDDIIPEEEDDDVTAPSSSSSYTVNNVNGGIAIHQNTKNSSKHLCFTTTKEEVLNPTSKEEGNDVDGSSLSTQTHAVSALNGLASQPRKSSARRNAWGNYSYADLITQAIESSPDQRLTLSQIYEWMVRSVPYFKDKGDSNSSAGWKNSIRHNLSLHSRFMRVQNEGTGKSSWWMVNPEGGKGGKAPRRRAVSMDNSNKLIKGARGRAAKKKASLGLQAVQDGSSESLSLSSSLSKWTGSPTSRSSDELDAWTDFRSRTNSNASTISGRLSPILANPELDEALDDDSISPLSPMLYSSPSSLSPSTGPLGLADLALTMNLNDGLPDDLMGDLLDNISLTASQQPLGQEVESGGPNQMGSSVLTFSCSGGSSSLGIPSSGSYGSAISIFQLSPPSSSVTSLRQSPMQTIQENHQASFSCLSSRFNHHHALQDLLSLETHGSHVSDIMLTHSDPLMSQASASVTLSQNSRRNAMLLRKEASNWDGAAGLNSQTSLMPGWRAQAGLSTPSNEVLCSSNDLDQQAKQLLQHLPSPSRNSSMQLGGSGTNNSTSENPFQLIAPDRFPIPDDLDLDVFSSSLDCDMDTIIRNELMDADCIDDL